A window from Citrus sinensis cultivar Valencia sweet orange chromosome 3, DVS_A1.0, whole genome shotgun sequence encodes these proteins:
- the LOC127901354 gene encoding uncharacterized protein LOC127901354, with protein MDDPNRLLPILPPMQAEKTLREYFSPLAANQPSCIVLPQTTTTHFELKLSVIQLLPSFHGLEREDPYLHIKEFLDICSTFRFQNFNDESIRLRMFHFSLKDKAKAWLNSLPAGSITTWDELSNKFLTKFFPMSKTNALRREISDFYQREGEQFYECWERFNDLLLKCPHHGFEKWRLIQCFYNGLTMSNRHMVESMNGGRFLNLHEGAAWNFFNSLSENSQQWDFSNQREKSSQVSRKGLYEVKDDFDVKSTLVTLSRKVDALALNQSMNHRPSIPNEVCAICSNLSHTAHNCPSLPAYPEAYSEQVHALQSYEKSFNSPYSSTYNPNWRNHPNFSWKQNQPLSNQGGQQFNMPNQQFVPPNQVYPLAQQPMSQFVAPQQRKPSLEDTLQSFIQSTQQAFQSNTQAILKLEHQLGQLATTVAEREKGKFPSQPVPNPKGVHEVGSSSSHQHEQAKSVMTLRR; from the coding sequence ATGGATGACCCCAATAGATTATTACCAATACTTCCACCAATGCAAGCAGAGAAAACCCttagagaatatttttcacCACTTGCAGCCAACCAACCATCTTGTATTGTGTTGCCACAAACTACAACAACACACTTTGAACTTAAGCTCTCTGTCATTCAACTTTTGCCATCCTTCCATGGGTTAGAGAGAGAGGACCCATATTTGCACATTAAGGAATTTCTTGACATATGCTCTACATTtcgttttcaaaattttaatgatgagtCAATTAGGCTTCGTATGTTCCATTTCTcattaaaagacaaagcaaAAGCTTGGTTGAATTCACTTCCTGCTGGATCTATAACTACGTGGGATGAATTGAGTAATAAGTTCCTCACCAAGTTTTTCCCTATGTCTAAAACAAATGCCCTTAGGAGAGAGATAAGTGATTTTTATCAAAGAGAGGGTGAGCAATTTTATGAGTGTTGGgaaagatttaatgatttactCCTTAAGTGCCCCCACCATGGTTTTGAGAAATGGAGACTTATACAATGCTTTTATAACGGTTTAACCATGTCGAATCGTCATATGGTAGAGTCTATGAATGGTGGGAGATTTTTGAACTTACATGAAGGGGCTGCATggaatttctttaattcactTTCTGAGAATTCTCAACAGTGggatttttcaaaccaaaggGAAAAATCATCTCAAGTTTCTAGAAAGGGGTTATATGAAGTTAAGGATGATTTTGATGTGAAATCCACTCTAGTTACACTTTCTAGAAAAGTAGATGCCTTAGCTCTGAACCAATCAATGAATCATCGTCCTAGTATACCTAATGAGGTTTGTGCTATTTGTTCTAACTTGTCTCATACAGCACATAATTGTCCATCATTACCAGCCTATCCAGAGGCTTATTCTGAGCAGGTTCATGCCTTACAATCGTATGAAAAATCCTTCAATAGTCCATATTCATCCACATATAATCCTAATTGGAGGAATCACCCAAATTTTtcttggaaacaaaatcaacctTTGTCAAACCAAGGAGGGCAACAATTTAACATGCCCAATCAACAATTTGTCCCTCCTAACCAAGTATATCCTCTTGCCCAACAACCTATGTCTCAATTTGTTGCACCCCAACAAAGAAAGCCTTCTTTAGAGGATAcacttcaaagtttcattcagTCAACCCAACAAGCTTTTCAGTCAAACACTCAAGCTATTCTAAAGCTTGAACATCAATTGGGTCAATTAGCGACTACTGTAGcggagagagaaaaaggaaaatttccaagtcaaccagttcCTAATCCCAAAGGAGTGCACGAAGTTGGATCGAGTTCAAGTCATCAGCATGAACAAGCAAAATCTGTTATGAccttgagaagatga